A window of bacterium contains these coding sequences:
- a CDS encoding zinc-binding dehydrogenase, which produces MSKDECLIRVRACGVCHSEIHQWEVKAEGLEYPRHIGHEVSGEVLAVGAAVKGFKPGDRVSVWVDGRGYAEQVAVKPERMFPIAHALAFDQALAEPIACATNGVLKANVQLGDTVALVGTGFMGLILLQEVKLCGLRQLIAIDRRDDMLELAKRLGADVIINPVREDPAQRVRELTQGRGVDVAFEAGGVQGTLDLAADLCRMEGKLVIFGYHPGPRVIKDLGFWNWMAFAIVNAHFRDLETILRGARIGMDLLNAGKIDMAPLITHKFPLEKIENAFTAAKEKPSGFVKSVITL; this is translated from the coding sequence ATGTCAAAGGATGAGTGCCTCATTCGCGTGCGCGCCTGCGGCGTCTGCCATTCGGAAATCCATCAATGGGAGGTCAAAGCCGAGGGCTTGGAGTATCCCCGTCACATCGGGCACGAAGTGTCCGGTGAAGTGCTGGCAGTCGGTGCGGCAGTGAAAGGATTCAAACCCGGAGACCGCGTATCCGTGTGGGTTGATGGCAGAGGGTATGCCGAACAAGTCGCCGTGAAGCCGGAACGCATGTTTCCGATCGCACACGCGCTTGCCTTCGACCAGGCGCTGGCCGAGCCGATTGCCTGCGCCACCAATGGCGTATTGAAGGCAAACGTCCAGCTCGGCGATACAGTCGCCCTGGTCGGCACCGGCTTCATGGGTCTCATTCTCCTGCAAGAAGTGAAATTGTGCGGCCTCCGTCAACTCATCGCCATCGACCGGCGCGATGACATGCTCGAACTGGCAAAGCGCCTGGGCGCCGACGTGATCATCAACCCGGTCCGGGAAGATCCGGCGCAACGAGTGCGGGAACTCACGCAGGGCAGGGGCGTGGACGTTGCTTTCGAGGCGGGCGGCGTACAGGGTACCCTGGATCTCGCCGCCGACCTCTGCCGCATGGAAGGCAAATTGGTTATCTTCGGCTATCATCCCGGCCCGCGCGTGATCAAAGACCTGGGTTTTTGGAATTGGATGGCTTTTGCGATCGTCAATGCGCATTTTCGCGATCTGGAGACCATCCTGCGCGGCGCGCGCATCGGCATGGATTTACTGAACGCCGGCAAGATCGACATGGCACCTTTGATCACGCACAAGTTTCCGCTGGAGAAGATCGAAAATGCGTTCACGGCGGCCAAAGAAAAGCCCAGCGGCTTTGTGAAATCCGTAATCACCTTGTAA
- a CDS encoding ABC transporter substrate-binding protein yields MRSPITPLVGLVLACSLMFGCGQKKDRAAAKVTITFWHSFVSSTVPALNELLKKFEQEHPNLAVKAQYIPSGDALIQKLITAIQSQTAPDVSWIHADYLQNLVQANAIYQMDEFLHGPNGLAAEELNDFYPALLEAASWRGTLYSMPMEATNLGLLYNRGLFRNAGLDPDRPPQNWEELREYARKLTFDKNGDGKLDQVGFGIPIFPASGPLGNWMAWQWLPFLWQAGGYNINLEQTEVLFNSAAGVQALTLWKEIYHELNLISFTPDYDAAFPGQQLAMMLDGPWNLPRYRGFRHIDWAIAPLPAGPAKRATIVGGEYLAIFKQSQHPQEAWTFVKWILKPETQAEWSMKSGYLPVRHAATKIKAYQDFLQANPGLKVYVDQLDFGQSPRPVDFHGLEITRLMAEAIEKATLGKQDPKTVLDEAAAKANQLLQQAAQAARK; encoded by the coding sequence GTGAGATCCCCCATCACTCCTCTGGTTGGCCTCGTCCTTGCCTGCTCCTTGATGTTCGGCTGTGGGCAAAAGAAAGATCGTGCGGCAGCAAAAGTCACCATCACGTTCTGGCACAGCTTCGTTTCTTCCACCGTTCCCGCGCTCAATGAGTTGCTCAAGAAATTCGAGCAAGAGCATCCCAACCTCGCGGTCAAAGCCCAGTACATTCCCTCCGGCGACGCTCTCATTCAGAAGCTCATCACTGCCATTCAAAGCCAGACCGCGCCTGATGTCTCCTGGATTCATGCGGACTATCTGCAGAATCTCGTGCAGGCCAATGCCATCTACCAAATGGATGAATTCCTCCACGGCCCCAACGGGCTGGCCGCGGAAGAGCTCAATGATTTCTATCCGGCATTGTTGGAAGCGGCTTCGTGGCGCGGTACGCTTTACAGTATGCCCATGGAAGCGACCAATTTGGGCTTGCTGTACAATCGCGGCCTTTTTCGCAACGCCGGGCTTGATCCCGATCGCCCGCCGCAAAATTGGGAGGAGTTGCGCGAATATGCCAGAAAGTTGACCTTTGACAAGAACGGCGACGGCAAACTCGATCAAGTCGGTTTTGGCATTCCCATCTTTCCGGCCTCGGGGCCGCTGGGGAATTGGATGGCTTGGCAGTGGTTGCCGTTCCTGTGGCAGGCCGGAGGATACAATATCAATCTTGAACAGACCGAAGTGCTCTTCAACAGTGCAGCCGGCGTGCAAGCACTGACGTTGTGGAAGGAGATCTATCACGAGTTGAATTTGATCAGCTTTACGCCGGACTATGATGCCGCGTTTCCCGGCCAGCAGCTCGCCATGATGTTGGACGGCCCCTGGAATCTGCCGCGCTATCGGGGATTTCGGCATATTGATTGGGCGATTGCACCATTGCCGGCCGGCCCGGCCAAGCGTGCAACTATCGTCGGTGGCGAATATCTGGCAATCTTCAAGCAAAGCCAGCATCCGCAGGAGGCGTGGACATTTGTAAAGTGGATTCTCAAACCGGAAACGCAAGCAGAGTGGTCCATGAAATCCGGTTATCTCCCGGTGCGGCATGCAGCAACCAAGATCAAAGCCTATCAGGATTTTCTGCAGGCCAATCCCGGCTTGAAAGTGTACGTCGACCAGTTGGACTTTGGCCAAAGCCCGCGGCCGGTGGATTTTCACGGGCTGGAAATCACGCGCTTGATGGCGGAAGCCATCGAAAAGGCGACGCTGGGCAAACAGGATCCCAAGACCGTGCTGGATGAGGCTGCGGCCAAAGCGAATCAACTCCTGCAGCAGGCGGCACAGGCCGCTCGCAAGTAG
- a CDS encoding TonB-dependent receptor: MRLKKVLAAAIILSLPAAFHPPQSIAGTTGKIVGKVTEAKTQAPLPGASVLLAGTTLGAATDLAGDYFIINVPPGNYSLTASMIGYKSLTKTGVTVSVDRTTRVDFRIEETVIEMGETVTVLAERPLVERDETSTRHFVQAQEIAARPASQLTQILTTLPGIDNVGGELTVRRGTLDQVAFIIDGMRARNPLDFQPYTGINLSAIRELEVITGGFNAEYGEAQSGVFNIITKEGSPRLEGYSELRWTPPGKHHWGTALYDYSTTRYWENSHARHLQWWIDHPDQWVDPNGVAGNDPRASWTPEQAYEDYMRTHQPLTDYTERSGLQGELSLGGPLPVRNLFFFVSGRYRTAPPITGNSYRKMGSWIDATAKVTFQLRPNMKLMFSSFAGSANTNWGMEAMGPGWVSPENKYAYVDYPGYPKYRINGQTLKLTHTLSKNSFYEAYLSRSFTYRSQSTFPNDEAGWETGAPQTDRLRAVDANGNAIPGGNSNLIGLHTTGYYYRGRDRDADLTFSGDYLSQLNKNWQIKSGGDFTYYSLNRFQEARTYSVIERAVYHPYEGNLYFQNKLEFEGLIMNLGLRYDFYNPNDVVYLDPFDPFDLVAAARENREPNPRTEPTRISGQLSPRLGISHPISERAVLHFSYGHFFQRATFGNYGEGYGGEGGEVTGILNTYLTYPAFGDSLPYNLGNRKLKPQKAVAYEVGVERNFGGLVTDVTAFYKDYRNSVRTVQVFMADGTSYLTTGNSDYADAKGLELQVRKPLAGYWGGYLNYTWTTGIFGRSGDPDVIAAPGSDIQTGIDPTKGIGDAILYDPPRLKFGLTLATPEKFAPLRGLLSKIELALDYQVYYPHKQIASHNFVEGGKAFIRPADKNADLRLRKELDIKPLLPTVFVEIRNVFNDKWVDLQTVSDAQPEDKARFINSGFEVFPEKSPNGGPFPDVLQYRNLPRMVIFGAAIRF; this comes from the coding sequence ATGCGCTTGAAAAAAGTACTTGCAGCGGCGATCATCTTGTCGTTGCCGGCTGCTTTTCATCCCCCCCAAAGCATTGCGGGCACGACGGGCAAAATCGTCGGAAAGGTGACCGAGGCCAAAACGCAAGCGCCTTTGCCCGGTGCCAGTGTTCTTCTCGCCGGCACGACTCTGGGCGCCGCCACCGACCTCGCGGGAGATTACTTCATTATCAATGTGCCGCCCGGCAATTACAGCCTGACTGCTTCCATGATCGGCTACAAAAGCCTGACCAAAACCGGTGTGACCGTCAGTGTCGATCGTACCACGCGCGTCGATTTTCGCATTGAGGAAACCGTCATTGAAATGGGGGAGACGGTGACCGTCCTCGCAGAGCGGCCACTGGTTGAACGCGATGAAACTTCGACCCGGCATTTTGTGCAGGCGCAGGAGATCGCCGCACGGCCGGCCAGCCAGCTCACACAAATTCTCACCACTTTGCCCGGCATCGACAATGTCGGCGGCGAGTTGACCGTGCGCCGCGGCACGCTCGATCAAGTCGCGTTCATCATTGACGGCATGCGCGCGCGCAATCCGCTGGACTTTCAGCCCTATACCGGTATCAATCTCAGCGCCATTCGCGAACTGGAAGTCATCACCGGCGGGTTCAATGCCGAATACGGCGAGGCGCAATCGGGCGTGTTCAACATCATAACCAAAGAAGGCTCGCCGCGGCTGGAAGGCTACAGTGAGTTGCGCTGGACGCCCCCGGGCAAGCATCATTGGGGCACGGCGCTCTATGATTACTCCACCACGCGCTATTGGGAAAACTCGCATGCGCGCCATTTGCAATGGTGGATCGATCATCCCGATCAATGGGTCGATCCCAATGGCGTTGCCGGCAATGATCCGCGCGCGAGTTGGACGCCGGAACAGGCTTACGAAGATTACATGCGCACGCACCAGCCGTTGACGGATTACACCGAACGCAGCGGTTTGCAAGGCGAGCTCTCGCTCGGCGGGCCGTTGCCGGTGCGGAATCTGTTTTTCTTCGTTTCGGGCAGATACCGCACCGCACCGCCCATCACGGGAAACAGTTACCGCAAGATGGGATCGTGGATCGATGCCACGGCAAAGGTCACTTTCCAACTGCGCCCCAACATGAAACTGATGTTCTCTTCCTTTGCCGGCTCCGCGAACACGAATTGGGGCATGGAAGCCATGGGCCCGGGCTGGGTTTCGCCGGAAAACAAGTATGCCTATGTCGATTACCCGGGCTATCCGAAGTATCGCATCAACGGCCAAACGCTCAAACTCACTCACACGCTCAGCAAGAATTCCTTCTATGAAGCCTACTTGAGCCGCAGCTTCACCTACCGCAGCCAGTCGACGTTTCCCAATGATGAAGCGGGCTGGGAAACCGGTGCCCCGCAAACCGACCGGCTGCGCGCGGTCGATGCGAACGGCAATGCGATTCCCGGCGGCAACAGCAACCTGATCGGCCTGCACACCACCGGCTACTATTATCGCGGCCGCGACCGGGACGCGGATCTCACCTTTTCGGGAGATTACCTCAGCCAGCTCAACAAGAACTGGCAGATCAAATCCGGCGGCGATTTCACTTATTACTCGTTGAATCGTTTTCAAGAGGCGCGAACCTACAGCGTGATCGAGCGCGCAGTCTATCATCCTTACGAAGGCAACCTCTATTTTCAAAACAAGCTCGAATTCGAAGGCTTGATCATGAATCTCGGGCTGCGCTATGACTTCTATAACCCGAACGACGTGGTCTATCTCGATCCGTTCGATCCGTTCGATTTGGTGGCCGCCGCACGGGAAAACCGCGAACCGAATCCCCGAACCGAACCGACCAGGATTTCCGGACAGCTTTCGCCGCGCCTCGGCATTTCGCATCCGATTTCGGAAAGAGCCGTGCTGCACTTTTCCTATGGGCATTTCTTTCAGCGCGCCACTTTCGGCAATTATGGTGAGGGCTACGGCGGCGAAGGCGGAGAGGTCACCGGCATTTTGAATACCTATCTGACCTATCCCGCCTTCGGTGACTCCCTGCCGTACAATCTCGGCAATCGCAAGCTGAAGCCGCAGAAGGCCGTGGCCTATGAGGTGGGCGTCGAGCGCAACTTCGGCGGCCTGGTTACGGACGTGACCGCGTTCTACAAAGACTATCGCAACTCCGTGCGCACCGTGCAGGTGTTCATGGCCGACGGCACTTCTTATCTGACCACCGGCAATTCCGACTATGCGGACGCCAAAGGCCTCGAGCTCCAGGTCCGCAAACCGCTGGCGGGATATTGGGGCGGCTATTTGAATTACACGTGGACCACCGGCATCTTCGGTCGCTCCGGAGATCCCGACGTCATTGCCGCGCCCGGCTCGGATATTCAAACCGGCATCGATCCCACCAAGGGCATTGGCGACGCCATTCTCTATGATCCGCCGCGCTTGAAATTCGGCCTCACGCTCGCGACCCCGGAAAAATTCGCGCCGCTGCGCGGGCTTCTTTCCAAGATCGAGCTGGCGCTGGATTATCAAGTCTACTATCCGCACAAACAGATTGCCAGCCACAATTTCGTTGAAGGCGGCAAAGCGTTCATTCGCCCGGCGGACAAGAACGCTGATTTGCGTCTGCGCAAAGAGCTTGATATCAAACCGCTGCTGCCCACGGTGTTTGTGGAAATTCGTAACGTCTTCAACGACAAGTGGGTGGACTTGCAGACCGTGAGCGATGCGCAACCGGAAGACAAGGCGCGCTTCATCAATTCCGGTTTCGAAGTGTTTCCGGAAAAATCTCCCAACGGCGGTCCGTTCCCCGACGTGCTGCAATATCGTAATCTTCCACGCATGGTGATTTTCGGGGCTGCGATCAGATTTTGA
- a CDS encoding sugar ABC transporter permease translates to MPFQVTKKSRPLIYQQGRSAILFLSPTLLVFSAFILFPVLFSFYLSFHKWNMFSQERAFVGLENYTRVLQSAEFWSVLKNTAVYTLGTVPLNMAFALLVAYFLHKKVFGKKFLRTAFFTPVIISAVAAAVIWRWIYEPNFGLLNYFLSWFGLPSVNWLNDPTAAMSALIIMGVWKTFGVNMVLFAAGLEAIPQHYYEAAEIDGAGKWSKFWNITLPLLSPTTFFIVVMSIIGSFQVFDIVYVLTSGGPLGTTKVLVFYLYEQAFKFFEMGYASAVAYLLFALIFILTLLQIRFLQRRVHYT, encoded by the coding sequence GTGCCATTCCAGGTCACCAAGAAGAGCCGGCCCCTGATTTATCAGCAAGGCCGCAGTGCCATCCTCTTTCTCTCTCCGACCCTGTTGGTCTTTTCCGCTTTCATTCTCTTTCCGGTGCTTTTTTCCTTCTATTTGAGTTTCCACAAATGGAACATGTTCAGTCAGGAGCGCGCCTTTGTCGGGTTGGAAAATTATACCCGCGTGCTCCAAAGCGCGGAATTCTGGTCCGTGCTCAAGAACACGGCCGTCTACACGCTGGGTACGGTTCCGCTCAACATGGCGTTCGCGCTGCTGGTGGCCTACTTCCTGCACAAGAAGGTCTTCGGCAAGAAATTCTTGCGTACGGCCTTTTTTACGCCGGTCATCATCTCCGCCGTGGCCGCGGCCGTGATTTGGCGCTGGATTTATGAGCCGAATTTCGGGCTGCTGAATTATTTCCTGAGCTGGTTTGGTTTGCCCTCGGTCAATTGGTTGAACGATCCCACCGCCGCCATGTCGGCCCTCATCATCATGGGCGTTTGGAAGACCTTCGGCGTCAACATGGTGCTCTTCGCGGCCGGACTCGAAGCCATTCCGCAGCATTATTATGAAGCCGCGGAAATCGATGGCGCCGGGAAATGGTCGAAATTCTGGAATATCACCCTGCCTTTGCTCAGTCCGACCACGTTCTTCATTGTCGTCATGTCCATCATCGGCTCTTTTCAAGTGTTCGACATCGTTTATGTGTTGACTTCCGGCGGCCCGCTGGGCACGACGAAAGTGCTGGTGTTTTATCTTTACGAGCAGGCTTTCAAATTTTTTGAAATGGGCTACGCCTCAGCGGTCGCCTATCTGCTGTTTGCGCTGATCTTTATCCTCACATTGCTGCAAATCAGATTCCTGCAGCGCCGGGTGCACTATACGTAA
- a CDS encoding carbohydrate ABC transporter permease — MNACWKSAKAILFHLAIYAVALATLAPFIWMVLTSCKDLGEILLYPPKWLPSKLKFDNYVNAFAAAPFGRFYLNSIFVAVTVTFGQLLTCSMAAFAFARLQFRGREALFLLFLGTMMIPGQVTMIPSFMMLYWLGWIDTYYALIVPGLASAFGTFLLRQFFLTIPRELEDAAYIDGCSHAGVLWRVVLPLSKPALATLAVFTFMGVFNDFLWALIVTNSEEMRTVQLGLAVFRDRYTTEWDKLMAASVTATIPILLIFFFAQKYFIQGITLSGLKE, encoded by the coding sequence ATGAACGCTTGCTGGAAAAGTGCGAAAGCTATCCTCTTTCACCTTGCGATTTATGCGGTCGCGCTGGCGACGCTGGCGCCCTTCATCTGGATGGTCTTGACCTCCTGCAAAGACCTCGGAGAGATTCTGCTCTATCCGCCGAAATGGCTGCCCAGCAAGCTGAAGTTCGACAACTACGTCAATGCCTTCGCGGCCGCGCCCTTCGGGCGGTTCTATCTGAACAGCATCTTTGTCGCGGTGACCGTGACGTTTGGGCAGTTGCTGACCTGCTCGATGGCCGCCTTCGCTTTTGCGCGCCTGCAATTCCGCGGGCGCGAAGCGCTCTTCCTGCTTTTTCTCGGGACCATGATGATACCCGGTCAGGTCACCATGATTCCCAGCTTCATGATGCTCTATTGGTTGGGCTGGATCGACACCTACTACGCCCTCATCGTTCCCGGACTGGCTTCCGCCTTTGGAACGTTTCTGCTCCGGCAGTTTTTCCTCACCATTCCGCGCGAACTGGAAGACGCTGCGTACATCGACGGCTGCAGCCACGCCGGCGTGCTCTGGCGTGTCGTTCTTCCGCTTTCCAAGCCGGCCCTGGCAACGCTGGCCGTCTTCACTTTTATGGGCGTGTTCAACGATTTCCTTTGGGCCTTGATCGTCACCAACTCCGAGGAGATGCGCACGGTGCAATTGGGTCTGGCGGTTTTTCGCGACCGCTACACTACGGAATGGGACAAGCTCATGGCCGCTTCGGTTACCGCTACGATTCCGATACTTTTGATCTTCTTCTTCGCGCAAAAGTACTTCATCCAGGGCATCACCCTCAGCGGTCTGAAAGAGTAA
- a CDS encoding GWxTD domain-containing protein — MKARLGIRLPLALLIAMPARALLAQDVPAVSTGAIRFYVDHASFRGSQGKTYVEFYQMLYADQLRHVTKDGKQVAIFHNSALLQDERRNEKRRREWTTEAEIVHDSAGVSALAIYDQWAEALAPGRYDLALTVADLHGSNQGRVFFTFDAPAMTSEKFEASQIEFAVSAASGETNARFVKNRRTIVPNPARRYGVLNPVLYFYYELYNLPQAGAGQLAALYSIHDQSGAAVKTFPPIAIRKPGTTAGVVHGVEVSTVPSGIYELSARIADSPHGEVVELARAFEVIQMDYLSGPSLTPEQSQQAGRLLKYCATPEEYQFYQRLSATGQAQFLINFWRDRDPTPATEPNEYLEQVQQRYHYANEHFGWSTEAGWASDRGRVLIQYGPPDDIDRHHAEAETVPYEIWIYSKERRYDFAFADLQSNGRFVLLHSSKEGEVHNTDWRRLIKRL; from the coding sequence ATGAAAGCACGGCTCGGAATACGACTCCCCCTCGCGCTGTTGATCGCCATGCCTGCCAGAGCGCTGCTCGCGCAAGACGTGCCCGCGGTTTCAACCGGCGCGATTCGTTTCTATGTGGATCATGCGAGCTTTCGGGGATCCCAGGGCAAGACCTATGTGGAATTCTACCAAATGCTGTATGCCGATCAGTTGCGCCACGTGACCAAAGACGGAAAGCAAGTTGCGATCTTCCACAATTCCGCGTTGCTGCAGGACGAGCGCCGAAACGAAAAGCGCCGGCGCGAATGGACCACGGAGGCAGAGATCGTTCATGATTCGGCTGGCGTCAGTGCGCTTGCCATTTATGACCAATGGGCTGAAGCGCTTGCTCCCGGCCGCTACGACCTGGCATTGACGGTGGCGGATTTGCATGGTTCCAACCAAGGCCGGGTTTTCTTCACCTTTGATGCTCCGGCCATGACGAGTGAGAAGTTTGAGGCGAGCCAAATCGAGTTTGCCGTGAGTGCTGCGTCGGGCGAAACCAACGCGCGTTTTGTGAAGAACCGGCGCACGATCGTTCCCAATCCCGCGCGGCGGTATGGGGTATTGAATCCCGTGCTCTACTTCTACTATGAGTTGTACAACCTTCCGCAGGCTGGCGCAGGTCAGTTGGCGGCACTTTATTCGATCCATGATCAAAGCGGAGCAGCGGTCAAAACGTTTCCCCCGATCGCCATTCGAAAACCCGGTACCACCGCCGGCGTGGTGCATGGGGTGGAGGTCTCCACCGTGCCATCCGGCATCTACGAATTGTCGGCACGCATCGCCGATTCCCCGCACGGAGAGGTGGTAGAGCTTGCGCGGGCCTTCGAAGTCATTCAAATGGACTATCTCAGCGGCCCGAGCTTGACGCCGGAGCAATCCCAACAAGCGGGCCGGCTGCTGAAATACTGCGCCACGCCGGAGGAGTACCAGTTCTATCAACGCCTGAGCGCCACCGGCCAGGCGCAATTTCTCATCAATTTTTGGCGTGATCGCGACCCCACGCCGGCGACGGAGCCAAACGAATATCTCGAGCAGGTGCAGCAGCGTTATCATTACGCCAACGAACACTTTGGCTGGAGCACGGAAGCGGGCTGGGCCAGCGATCGCGGCCGCGTGTTGATACAATACGGCCCGCCGGATGATATCGATCGCCATCACGCCGAGGCCGAAACCGTGCCCTACGAGATTTGGATCTACTCAAAGGAGCGGCGCTACGATTTTGCGTTCGCGGATTTGCAGTCCAACGGCCGTTTTGTATTGCTGCATTCGAGCAAGGAGGGGGAGGTGCACAATACCGATTGGCGGCGGTTGATCAAACGACTCTAA
- a CDS encoding outer membrane protein transport protein, producing the protein MRIRSVHLLLALLSIMLSSPTLFSQGFGLTAGNRALARNGLYLAGTVGSATALLNPAGLVYLPGRALELTIGDWYGQFAYERSPQDRFRSYREHNFNFSAGVYWTLAPRFSAALTFSRPADYQVNWPFALVFTKGVSTTLAAFDMFNRIQIEAISPALAWRFGRFALGVTASAYHLRQHTAFPLANQEWYQNRGEAAYQFEYEQDAWTSGVQLGLLATLSEKVRLGGTVRSAYKAALSGEATSRMLADLDGAATRVDLSGDFEMPWVWGAGLVYQLGKSWELNLDAAYSLWANTRNNFDFQFNDSRWQSRLTEVDGVTGLRGSSFPLAFANSMDLGFGFEYAPPQGLAYRAGYRYSQSPNSAESYSMLFPSVDAHSLSLGIGYQDGNFAIDAALAYTLGVTAAIAAAENSNSPGKYDVKALVPIVTVQNKF; encoded by the coding sequence ATGAGAATAAGAAGCGTTCATCTTTTGCTCGCGCTGCTCAGCATCATGCTGTCCTCCCCGACCCTCTTTTCGCAGGGATTCGGGCTCACCGCCGGCAATCGCGCCCTTGCGCGCAACGGACTTTATCTCGCCGGAACTGTTGGCTCCGCCACCGCCCTCCTCAACCCGGCAGGACTTGTTTATCTGCCTGGCCGTGCGCTGGAGCTCACGATTGGAGATTGGTACGGACAATTTGCCTACGAGCGCTCGCCACAGGATCGCTTTCGTTCCTATCGCGAGCACAACTTCAATTTTTCCGCCGGAGTATATTGGACGCTCGCGCCCCGGTTCAGCGCAGCGCTCACTTTTTCCCGGCCCGCGGATTACCAAGTCAACTGGCCTTTTGCCCTGGTTTTCACCAAGGGCGTCAGCACTACGCTCGCCGCCTTCGACATGTTCAACCGGATTCAAATCGAGGCGATATCACCGGCGCTGGCCTGGCGATTCGGGCGCTTTGCCTTGGGCGTGACGGCGAGCGCTTATCATCTGCGCCAGCACACCGCGTTTCCCCTTGCCAACCAGGAATGGTATCAAAACCGCGGGGAAGCCGCTTATCAATTTGAATACGAGCAAGACGCCTGGACCTCCGGCGTTCAACTTGGCCTGCTCGCCACGCTGTCGGAGAAAGTGCGCCTCGGAGGCACGGTACGCAGCGCCTATAAGGCCGCGCTCAGTGGCGAGGCCACCAGCCGAATGCTGGCGGACTTGGATGGCGCCGCAACGCGCGTCGATCTTTCGGGAGATTTTGAGATGCCCTGGGTCTGGGGGGCGGGGCTGGTCTATCAGTTGGGCAAATCCTGGGAGCTGAATCTGGACGCAGCTTACAGTTTGTGGGCAAATACACGGAATAATTTTGATTTCCAATTCAACGACAGCAGATGGCAATCCCGGCTTACGGAAGTGGATGGCGTGACCGGTTTGCGCGGCAGCAGCTTCCCGCTGGCTTTTGCGAACAGCATGGATTTGGGATTCGGATTCGAGTATGCGCCACCGCAGGGTCTGGCCTATCGCGCCGGCTATCGTTACAGCCAGAGTCCCAATTCGGCGGAATCCTACAGCATGCTTTTCCCAAGCGTTGACGCGCACTCACTCTCGTTGGGAATTGGTTATCAGGACGGCAACTTCGCGATCGATGCTGCCCTGGCCTACACCCTCGGCGTCACGGCGGCGATTGCGGCCGCCGAGAATTCCAATTCGCCTGGAAAATATGATGTGAAAGCCCTCGTGCCCATCGTGACCGTGCAGAACAAGTTTTGA
- a CDS encoding T9SS type A sorting domain-containing protein, which translates to MKKLASLLVFGLFLLSAASSSFGQDYTRRVVAIPKVDPAAITIDGKMNEPEWQTAGRADLVTATSYEIWANYYGRESLTAPDYEQLYARMLWKDDTLYVFVHIDEVVNDSTDLFWRGRTRGSPYGQWCGDQLFLSLSNRLGDEELGDQYDGNVWTAPEGPYHFLILGEQITLNDSLPSYNSALDSSFVYNAADIARWATFIDPATGVWDIELAIYNPNIKLQTAIGFNLGGSAGSSKACDADGDAYAYYTWQPSVPDDPFAVPPPIGDNDPGFHNLRTSEYWALLQFVIEAGTAVESGENGNGVPVRFALRQNYPNPFNPSTTIRFDVTKNVPVTLRVYNSLGQLVATLLNARPFAVGTYEVNWNAGALTSGVYFYRLEAGGASQTKRMVLMR; encoded by the coding sequence ATGAAAAAACTTGCTTCACTCCTGGTTTTCGGGCTCTTCCTGCTGAGCGCCGCCTCCTCCAGCTTTGGGCAGGACTACACCCGCAGAGTCGTCGCAATTCCGAAGGTGGACCCTGCGGCAATCACAATTGACGGCAAGATGAACGAACCGGAATGGCAGACTGCCGGCCGCGCCGATTTGGTCACCGCAACCAGCTACGAAATCTGGGCCAATTACTACGGCCGTGAGAGTCTGACCGCGCCGGATTATGAACAGCTTTACGCTCGCATGCTGTGGAAAGACGACACCTTGTATGTGTTCGTGCACATTGACGAGGTGGTCAATGACTCGACGGATTTGTTCTGGCGGGGCCGGACGCGCGGCTCTCCCTACGGGCAGTGGTGTGGCGACCAGCTTTTCCTCAGCCTGTCGAACCGGCTGGGCGATGAGGAATTGGGAGATCAGTATGATGGCAACGTGTGGACGGCGCCGGAAGGTCCCTATCATTTTCTGATTCTGGGCGAGCAGATCACGCTCAATGACAGCTTGCCTTCCTACAATTCGGCACTGGATTCCTCCTTCGTTTACAATGCCGCCGACATTGCGCGTTGGGCCACCTTCATTGATCCCGCCACCGGCGTGTGGGATATCGAGCTGGCAATCTACAATCCCAACATCAAGCTGCAGACTGCGATTGGCTTCAATCTCGGCGGCAGCGCCGGCTCGAGCAAGGCTTGCGACGCGGACGGCGATGCCTATGCCTATTACACCTGGCAGCCGAGCGTGCCGGATGATCCGTTTGCCGTGCCGCCGCCGATCGGGGACAATGATCCCGGCTTCCACAATCTCCGTACTTCAGAGTATTGGGCGCTGTTGCAGTTCGTCATCGAGGCCGGCACCGCGGTCGAGTCGGGAGAAAACGGCAATGGCGTTCCCGTGCGTTTTGCCCTGCGGCAAAACTATCCGAATCCGTTCAATCCCTCCACCACGATCAGATTCGACGTCACGAAGAATGTGCCGGTGACGCTGAGAGTCTACAACAGCCTCGGCCAACTGGTGGCGACCCTGCTCAATGCCAGGCCCTTTGCTGTTGGGACGTATGAGGTCAATTGGAACGCCGGTGCCTTGACCAGCGGTGTCTATTTCTACCGGCTTGAAGCCGGCGGCGCCTCGCAAACCAAGCGAATGGTCTTGATGCGATAA